A region from the Vicia villosa cultivar HV-30 ecotype Madison, WI linkage group LG3, Vvil1.0, whole genome shotgun sequence genome encodes:
- the LOC131661035 gene encoding protein FRIGIDA: MEITNSNASDDPIPPENQPDAGAKIGQSVNKLNELSIFIQAFKNRYDELQKHLDFIDQAISTRTTELEALGTTTANAVIVQPESKSESNTDDKESEQQQQQQPEEEEPEEEKEPVEEKEPEEEKPKEEEKHEEKEEGDEFLLLCKTMNSRGLRRYILTHLSETALLKEQIRAALKFAQNPAKLVFECIGRFYLQGSKAYTVNSPMITARRASVLVLEYYLISSGCVVSEAEMDRSLKQEAEAAAVAWRKRLIVEGGVGAASEMDAKGLILFLACFGIPGIFRNEDIANLVRLSKPWEIAHALRNSKSLFGRVSGIAEGMMKKGKVVEAIELAYTFGFEEKFSPQTALTSFLQKSNEAWKKAKEARDDPSLLKKTNEKYLAALKSVINCLEGFKVDIAKLLPEWKLKDTILQLEKDIGDVAKKVEDNSVSKRKLDKSSTSKKVKGPDTKRTRFDVRDPFVASPSVTTLQGQRIASLIDGNSSYDNSLTAHYLEGRSYGYPNPYSIAASAQIGSVSGSLPEGYIGRGVSIDNVGATPNINSSLYSRLHSIDEGVLSYNRSVEQSFAGQPSLARANHLYGRVSAEGYPDLPDHHSIGAPSRGGGSDLYSFADSVFDL, encoded by the exons ATGGAAATAACAAACTCCAATGCCTCCGATGATCCAATTCCGCCGGAAAACCAACCCGACGCCGGCGCCAAAATAGGACAATCCGTCAACAAACTCAACGAATTGTCCATTTTCATACAAGCTTTCAAAAACAGGTATGACGAACTGCAaaagcatcttgatttcatcgACCAAGCCATCTCCACAAGGACCACTGAACTCGAAGCCCTAGGCACCACCACCGCTAATGCAGTCATTGTTCAACCGGAATCGAAATCGGAATCAAACACCGATGACAAAGAAtccgaacaacaacaacaacaacaaccggaagAAGAAGAGCCAGAAGAGGAAAAAGAGCCAGTAGAGGAAAAAGAGCCAGAAGAGGAAAAACCAAAAGAAGAGGAAAAACACGAAGAAAAAGAAGAGGGCGATGAGTTTCTCTTGCTTTGCAAAACGATGAATAGCCGTGGTTTGCGTAGGTATATACTCACGCATCTATCTGAAACGGCGTTGCTCAAGGAACAAATCCGCGCGGCTCTGAAATTCGCGCAGAACCCGGCGAAATTGGTGTTTGAATGTATTGGAAGATTTTACCTCCAGGGAAGCAAAGCCTATACCGTAAACTCGCCGATGATTACTGCAAGGCGAGCTTcggttttggttttggaatactATCTGATATCATCTGGTTGTGTTGTAAGTGAAGCAGAAATGGATCGTTCACTGAAGCAAGAAGCTGAAGCTGCAGCTGTTGCATGGAGGAAGAGACTCATTGTTGAAGGTGGTGTGGGTGCTGCCAGTGAAATGGATGCAAAGGGTTTGATTCTTTTCCTTGCGTGCTTTGGGATTCCTGGTATTTTTAGGAATGAGGATATAGCTAACTTGGTTCGTTTGAGTAAACCTTGGGAAATCGCGCATGCTCTTCGCAATTCTAAAAGCCTTTTTGGCAGAGTTTCAG GTATTGCAGAGGGAATGATGAAAAAGGGCAAGGTTGTTGAAGCTATTGAATTGGCTTATACCTTtgggtttgaagagaaattttCTCCCCAGACAGCACTAACTTCATTTCTACAAAAGTCTAATGAAGCTTGGAAAAAAGCAAAAGAAGCACGCGATGATCCTAGTTTGCTG aagaaaacaaatgaaaaatactTGGCTGCTTTGAAATCTGTAATCAACTGTTTGGAAGGTTTCAAGGTTGACATTGCAAAACTTCTTCCTGAGTGGAAACTTAAGGATACAATTCTCCAACTGGAGAAAGATATTGGTGATGTCGCTAAAAAAGTTGAAGACAATTCAGTGTCCAAGAGAAAATTGGATAAAAGCAGTACTTCAAAGAAAGTGAAAGGCCCAGACACCAAACGAACAAGGTTCGATGTGAGAGATCCTTTTGTGGCATCGCCTTCAGTCACTACCTTGCAAGGGCAAAGGATTGCTAGTCTTATTGATGGTAATAGCTCATATGATAATTCATTAACTGCACATTATCTGGAGGGTAGATCCTATGGCTACCCAAATCCTTATTCCATTGCAGCATCTGCACAAATTGGATCTGTTTCAGGGTCGTTGCCCGAAGGTTATATTGGAAGAGGAGTGTCAATTGACAATGTTGGGGCAACGCCGAATATCAACAGCTCTCTGTATAGTAGATTGCATAGTATAGATGAAGGAGTATTATCTTACAATAGGTCAGTCGAGCAGAGTTTTGCAGGACAACCTTCATTGGCACGGGCAAATCATTTATATGGGAGAGTATCTGCAGAAGGTTATCCAGATTTGCCGGATCATCACTCTATTGGTGCCCCTAGTCGCGGTGGAGGCTCTGATTTGTATAGTTTTGCTGATTCTGTATTCGATTTGTAG
- the LOC131655428 gene encoding pentatricopeptide repeat-containing protein At4g21065-like — MISAYKLHATLIKTGQHNNPLSLRSFFLTCANSLDTARYAASLLLRFPIPPDPFSYNTIIKQVAPHSPTLALSLFSHMHRTSVPFDHFTFPLILKHHHPHHLHPLILKLGFDSNIFVQNALINAYGSSGLLNFAVKLFDEMCHRDLVSWSSLIACFVNNNLPAEAISIFQQMQLDHPDIVSSIDGAIMLSVLSAVSRLGVLELGIWVHSFICRIGLFITVPLGTALINMYSRCGSIDRSVKVFDEMSHRNVVTWTALINGLAVHGRSREALKVFYDMKESGVKPDRASFIGVLVACSHGGLVEDGWRVFESMTNEFGIEPMLEHYGCMVDILGRAGLLVEAFEFVEKMPVKPNSVIWRTLLGACVNHKHLLLAEKARERVNELDPHHDGDYVLLSNAYGGVGNWGGKAGLRNSMRQNRIVKEPGLSFVHIDQVVHEFVSGDHSHPQWEEITNFLVSVIDTLKLGGYTPNTSSVLHDIQEEEKEHCVGYHSEKLAVAFVLLYHRDRRTIRVIKNLRICNDCHDFMKHVSGIFDRDIIIRDRNRFHHFSKRSCSCQDFW, encoded by the coding sequence ATGATAAGTGCGTACAAGTTACACGCTACGCTCATAAAAACCGGGCAACACAACAACCCACTCTCTCTCCGCTCCTTCTTCCTCACCTGCGCAAACTCCCTCGACACCGCACGCTATGCCGCATCCCTCTTGCTCCGTTTCCCCATCCCACCCGACCCATTTTCCTACAACACTATCATCAAACAAGTGGCCCCCCATTCTCCCACCCTCGCACTTTCCCTATTTTCCCATATGCACCGTACCTCCGTCCCCTTCGACCACTTCACTTTCCCACTCATCCTTAAACACCACCACCCCCACCACCTTCACCCTCTCATTCTCAAGCTTGGTTTTGATTCCAATATCTTCGTTCAGAACGCGCTTATTAATGCTTATGGTTCTAGTGGCTTGCTTAATTTTGCAGTCAAACTGTTTGACGAAATGTGTCATAGAGATTTAGTTTCTTGGTCTAGTTTAATAGCTTGTTTCGTTAATAACAACCTTCCTGCTGAGGCGATTTCGATTTTCCAACAAATGCAGCTTGATCACCCGGACATTGTGAGTTCGATTGATGGGGCTATCATGCTGAGTGTTTTATCTGCGGTTTCGAGGTTGGGTGTGCTTGAATTAGGTATCTGGGTTCATTCTTTTATTTGCAGGATAGGGCTTTTTATTACTGTTCCATTGGGTACTGCTCTTATTAATATGTATTCTAGATGTGGGTCCATTGATCGTTCTgttaaggtgtttgatgaaatgagtCATAGAAATGTGGTTACCTGGACTGCGTTGATTAATGGGCTTGCTGTTCATGGCCGGAGTAGGGAAGCTTTGAAAGTGTTTTATGACATGAAGGAGTCTGGTGTGAAGCCTGATCGGGCTTCATTTATAGGTGTGTTGGTGGCTTGTAGTCACGGTGGTCTTGTGGAGGATGGTTGGAGGGTTTTTGAAAGTATGACGAATGAGTTTGGAATTGAACCAATGCTTGAGCATTATGGCTGTATGGTTGACATTCTTGGTCGTGCGGGGCTTCTTGTTGAAGCTTTCGAGTTTGTGGAGAAAATGCCTGTGAAACCAAACTCTGTTATTTGGAGGACTTTGCTTGGGGCATGTGTAAATCATAAGCATCTTTTGTTGGCTGAAAAGGCTAGGGAAAGAGTCAATGAGCTTGACCCACATCATGATGGTGATTATGTGCTTTTATCAAATGCGTATGGTGGAGTTGGTAACTGGGGTGGTAAGGCTGGCTTGAGAAATTCTATGAGGCAAAATAGAATTGTCAAGGAACCTGGCCTTAGTTTTGTTCATATTGATCAAGTGGTTCATGAGTTTGTCTCTGGTGATCATTCTCATCCACAATGGGAGGAGATTACAAATTTTTTAGTTTCAGTTATAGATACTTTAAAACTTGGAGGTTACACCCCTAATACTTCGTCTGTGTTACATGATATTCAAGAGGAAGAGAAAGAGCATTGTGTGGGTTATCATAGTGAGAAATTGGCAGTGGCTTTTGTGCTTCTTTATCATAGGGATAGAAGGACCATTAGGGTCATTAAGAATCTTAGGATTTGTAATGACTGTCATGACTTCATGAAGCATGTTTCGGGTATTTTTGACAGAGATATTATTATTAGAGATCGAAATCGGTTTCATCACTTTAGCAAGAGATCGTGTTCTTGTCAAGATTTTTGGTAA
- the LOC131661037 gene encoding protein SUPPRESSOR OF GENE SILENCING 3: MSSRRGGRSFTAASNDEISSKGKGISQSDPNFEQLTQGVADVNLGSGQDDDGQWEVYGKKSKNRGGGNAAKQWGPPAPAYTSNPRGRGYTDVAQRPGPRNPGGAGRGAGNQWQTPYVNNRPAGRGNVRPLSATGGYGYNATANPIIRPPLEHGWNWQSRAGGMQTNAMTEMSLQEFEQNKDDEEEDDDDDEGDYDCDDLEDTDDDLMSDEYDSDASQKSHETRKKSKWFRKFFENLDKLTVEEINEPERQWHCPACQRGPGAIDWYRGLQPLMNHAKTKGSKRVKVHRELAVLLDEELRRRGTTVVPAGEAFGKWKGLKEEEKDHEIVWPPMVIIQNTRLEQDDNEKWLGMGNQELLDYFNSYAAVRARHSYGPQGHRGMSVLMFEASASGYLEAERLHKHFAEQGTDKETWFSNRRILFLPGGNRQLYGYLATTEDLEFFNRHCQVKKTRLKYELKSYQEMVVNPIRQMSEDNQQLNYFKNKMVKEKKHSKAMEESFGLVTEKLRKTMEENRIVRQRTKLQHEEIKEEMYAQEQFFKEQITSIHDSRNEKEEDFERMQQEEREKVKQSSTTPLNAEERRLKMEGYVKFVEVQEKEMENFVEEKEKLFQAHEESIAAMRRRHWEEEVEMEKKFDEDLTKLMKKYSPTQQ, from the exons ATGAGTTCTAGAAGAGGTGGGAGGTCTTTTACTGCGGCCAGCAATGATGAAATTTCGTCCAAGGGGAAAGGTATTTCCCAATCTGATCCCAACTTTGAGCAGCTGACTCAAGGTGTTGCTGATGTTAACCTAGGCTCAGGACAAGATGACGACGGGCAATGGGAGGTCTATGGGAAGAAATCCAAGAACAGAGGTGGAGGTAATGCTGCAAAACAATGGGGTCCTCCAGCTCCAGCCTATACTTCTAACCCTAGAGGACGGGGATACACTGATGTAGCTCAAAGGCCAGGCCCACGTAATCCCGGTGGAGCTGGGAGAGGTGCTGGAAACCAATGGCAGACACCATATGTTAATAACAGGCCTGCTGGTAGAGGCAATGTAAGGCCTCTGTCAGCAACAGGTGGTTATGGATACAATGCGACTGCTAATCCAATCATTCGTCCTCCTCTGGAACATGGCTGGAACTGGCAATCTAGAGCTGGTGGAATGCAGACAAATGCAATGACTGAAATGTCACTACAGGAGTTTGAACAGAATAAAGACGATGAggaggaggatgatgatgatgatgagggtgACTATGACTGCGATGATCTGGAAGATACTGATGATGATTTAATGAGTGATGAATATGATTCGGATGCCAGTCAAAAGAGCCATGAGACACGAAAGAAGAGCAAATGGTTCAGAAAATTCTTTGAGAATTTGGATAAACTGACTGTTGAAGAGATAAATGAACCTGAAAGACAGTGGCACTGTCCAGCTTGTCAACGTGGTCCTGGTGCTATTGATTGGTACAGAGGACTGCAGCCCCTTATGAATCATGCTAAAACAAAGGGTTCAAAAAGGGTGAAGGTTCACAGGGAGCTTGCTGTACTTCTTGACGAGGAATTGCGTAGAAGGGGCACTACAGTAGTTCCAGCTGGGGAAGCATTTGGAAAATGGAAAGGtttgaaagaagaagagaaagatcaTGAAATAGTTTGGCCCCCGATGGTCATCATTCAGAATACTAGGCTTGAGCAAGATGATAATGAGAAG TGGTTAGGCATGGGCAACCAAGAGCTTCTTGATTATTTTAACTCTTATGCTGCTGTGAGAGCAAGGCACTCATATGGCCCTCAAGGTCATAGAGGGATGAGTGTTTTGATGTTTGAAGCCTCGGCTAGTGGTTATCTAGAGGCAGAACGTCTGCACAAACATTTTGCTGAGCAAGGAACGGATAAAGAGACTTGGTTTAGTAATCGCCGAATTTTGTTTCTCCCCGGTGGTAATCGACAGCTCTATGGATACCTGGCTACTACAGAAGACCTGGAGTTTTTCAACAGGCATTGCCAAG TTAAGAAGACTAGACTAAAGTATGAACTGAAATCATATCAAGAGATGGTTGTAAACCCAATCCGTCAGATGAGCGAGGACAACCAGCAGCTCAACTATTTCAAGAACAAGATGGTCAAAGAAAAGAAACACTCAAAAGCTATGGAAGAATCCTTTGGTCTTGTAACTGAGAAGCTGCGGAAAACAATGGAAGAGAATCGCATTGTCAGGCAGAGAACTAAACTGCAGCATGAGGAGATTAAAGAAGAG ATGTACGCACAAGAACAATTCTTCAAGGAACAGATCACTAGCATCCATGATTCAAggaatgaaaaagaagaagactTTGAAAGGATGCAGCAAGAGGAGCGTGAGAAGGTTAAGCAGTCAAGTACCACTCCTCTCAATGCAGAAGAACGTCGACTCAA GATGGAGGGATATGTGAAGTTTGTTGAAGTCCAGGAGAAGGAGATGGAgaactttgttgaagaaaaggAAAAGCTCTTCCAAGCTCACGAGGAGAGCATTGCTGCTATGAGGCGGAGACACTGGGAGGAGGAGGTGGAGATGGAGAAGAAGTTTGATGAAGACTTAACCAAACTCATGAAGAAGTACTCCCCAACTCAGCAGTAG